The following proteins come from a genomic window of Sardina pilchardus chromosome 1, fSarPil1.1, whole genome shotgun sequence:
- the LOC134077498 gene encoding axin-1-like, with translation MSVRIRSRHADLGGHFNEDAPRPPVPGMEGDTMASPLATHGRPLCHHSFYPTKGGSGGGGNGGSSSGGGSSFGGDSYRGLHDGSVSVATPRRSDLDLGYEPEGSASPTPPYLRWAESLHSLLDDEDGIQLFRAFLCQEGCGDLLDFWFACSGFRKLPGGSSQPASGTADIGGGGGGVESGKRLKLAKAIYRKYIADGSVSVAARQIKPATRTFIRDCVSRARLDAALFDQAQTEVQAWMEENTYPLFLKSDVYLKHAREHGSWGGNGGNGAASRGESSPLTCGGEDTIQANGKAVAASLSLALLPEDSAAMAAAAASAPSPLLPGYLPTLMEDKEWERTEREAEEEAADQAPVNRLTRELLMETAPHRATGRKPQDGREFRHVPWREPVNPYYVNTGYARAPATSANDSEQQSMSSDADTISLTDSSVDGIPPYRYRKHHRKEMQESAKVNGRVPLPHIPRTHRLPKDVHVEPQKFALELISRLETVQREREAQDRLEERLRRVRMEEEGDDADVSVVTSVPSYGGGVGVGVGVAEDDAERILDEHVQRVMKTPGCHSPRSPPHAHAHGHAHPHVYPPAPTHAHKHPYHLAEHEAGWNGDTHHYGSSRGRSYGDGVGAGPPELMGYGSKGSSLSRRGLKPKAEVLKGEEGRGLDGRSVEPPVPVEEKIMQWMMEGESSRHKKSSYSGSGSFKRSQAVDLCRPGPGPPLDRSAVVGIVGLGAGGVPMVPHGWSGGGGGVGGGGGGVMGGVMGMGVGVAGALRGVQPSHPFIQDPTMPPNPAPNPLTQLEEARRRLEEERRRNAALQAKQRHKSAKRPLCENVTVAYYFCGEPIPYRTSVKGRVVTLGQFKELLTKKGAYRFYFKKVSDEFDCGVVFEEVREDDAILPIFEERIIGKVEKID, from the exons ATGAGCGTCAGGATCCGCAGTCGCCATGCCGACCTGGGAGGCCACTTCAATGAGGACGCCCCGCGCCCGCCCGTGCCGGGCATGGAGGGCGACACCATGGCGTCGCCCCTGGCCACCCATGGCCGCCCGCTGTGCCACCACAGCTTCTACCCGACCAAAGGAggaagcggcggcggcggcaatgGCGGCAGCAGTAGCGGCGGTGGCAGCAGCTTTGGCGGAGACTCTTACCGCGGACTTCACGACGGCTCGGTGTCGGTGGCGACGCCGAGGCGCTCGGACCTGGACCTGGGCTACGAGCCCGAGGGCAGCGCCTCGCCCACGCCGCCGTACCTCCGCTGGGCCGAGTCGCTCCACTCGCTGCTGGACGACGAGGACGGCATCCAGCTCTTCCGCGCCTTCCTCTGCCAGGAGGGCTGCGGCGACCTGCTGGACTTCTGGTTCGCCTGCAGCGGCTTCCGGAAACTTCCGGGCGGCAGCAGCCAGCCCGCCAGCGGCACGGCGGAtatcggcggcggcggcggcggcgtggaAAGCGGCAAGCGGCTAAAGCTGGCCAAGGCCATCTACCGGAAGTACATCGCCGACGGCAGCGTGAGCGTGGCGGCGCGGCAGATCAAGCCGGCCACGCGGACGTTCATCCGGGACTGCGTGTCGCGGGCGCGCCTGGACGCGGCGCTCTTCGACCAGGCGCAGACGGAGGTGCAGGCGTGGATGGAGGAGAACACGTACCCGCTCTTCCTCAAGTCCGACGTCTACCTCAAGCACGCCCGCGAGCACGGCAGCTGGGGCGGTAACGGCGGTAACGGCGCGGCCAGCCGCGGGGAGAGCAGCCCCTTGACGTGCGGCGGCGAGGACACGATCCAAGCCAACGGGAAGGCGGTCGCCGCGTCGCTGTCGCTGGCGCTGCTGCCGGAGGATTCCGCGgcgatggcggcggcggcggcctccGCGCCGAGTCCTCTGTTGCCGGGATACCTGCCCACGCTGATGGAGGACAAGGAGTGGGAGCGGACGGAGcgcgaggcggaggaggaggcggccgaCCAGGCGCCCGTCAACAGGCTGACGCGGGAGCTGCTCATGGAGACGGCGCCGCACCGCGCCACCGGCAGGAAACCGCAGGACGGCAGGGAGTTCAG ACACGTGCCGTGGAGGGAGCCGGTGAACCCGTACTACGTGAACACAGGCTACGCCCGCGCCCCGGCCACCAGCGCCAACGACTCCGAGCAGCAGAGCATGTCCAGCGACGCCGACACCATCTCACTCACCGACAGCAGCgt tgatggtaTCCCTCCTTACCGCTACCGTAAGCACCACCGTAAAGAGATGCAGGAAAGTGCCAAAGTAAACGGCCGCGTGCCACTACCTCATATACCA CGCACGCACCGGCTGCCTAAAGACGTGCACGTGGAGCCGCAGAAGTTCGCCCTGGAGCTCATCAGCCGGCTGGAGACGGTGCAGCGCGAGCGCGAGGCCCAGGACCGACTCGAGGAGCGGCTGCGCAGAGTCCGCATG gaggaggagggcgacgACGCAGACGTCTCCGTGGTGACCTCCGTCCCCTCGTACGGCGGCGGAGTCGGAGTCGGCGTCGGTGTCGCCGAGGACGACGCCGAGCGCATCCTGGACGAGCACGTGCAGCGCGTCATGAAGACGCCGGGCTGCCACTCCCCGCGCTCCCCTCCGCACGCCCACGCCCACGGCCACGCCCACCCGCACGTGTACCCGCCGGCCCCGACGCACGCGCACAAGCACCCGTACCACCTGGCGGAGCACGAGGCCGGCTGGAACGGAGACACGCACCACTACGGCAGCAGCCGCGGCCGCAGCTATGGCGACGGGGTCGGCGCGGGGCCACCGGAGCTGATGGGCTATGG gagTAAGGGCAGCAGCCTGTCTCGGCGGGGGCTGAAGCCCAAGGCGGAGGTGCTGAAGGGGGAGGAGGGCCGCGGGCTGGACGGCCGCAGTGTGGAGCCGCCGGTGCCCGTGGAGGAGAAGATCATGCAGTGgatgatggagggggagagcagCCGCCACAAGAAGAGCTCCTACAG TGGTTCCGGAAGCTTCAAGCGCTCCCAGGCCGTGGACTTGTGCCGGCCGGGCCCCGGTCCACCTCTGGACCGCTCCGCCGTGGTCGGCATCGTCGGCCTCGGAGCCGGCGGAGTCCCGATGGTGCCTCACGGCTGGTcgggcggcggcgggggggtcggcggcggcggcgggggggtCATGGGCGGGGTCATGGGTATGGGCGTGGGCGTGGCGGGAGCCCTGAGGGGGGTGCAGCCCTCGCACCCCTTCATCCAGGACCCCACCATGCCGCCCAACCCGGCGCCCAACCCCCTCACCCAGCTGGAGGAGGCGCGCCGACGCCTGGAGGAGGAGCGCCGGAGGAACGCCGCCCTGCAGGCCAAGcagag GCACAAATCCGCCAAGAGGCCCCTGTGTGAGAACGTGACGGTGGCGTACTACTTCTGTGGCGAGCCCATTCCGTACCGGACGTCCGTCAAGGGCAGAGTGGTCACTCTGGGCCAGTTTAAAGAGCTGCTGACCAAGAAAGGGGCCTACAG GTTCTACTTCAAGAAGGTGAGCGACGAGTTTGACTGCGGGGTGGTGTTCGAGGAGGTGCGGGAGGACGACGCCATCTTGCCCATCTTCGAGGAGCGCATCATCGGCAAGGTGGAGAAGATCGActga